One region of Salvia miltiorrhiza cultivar Shanhuang (shh) chromosome 3, IMPLAD_Smil_shh, whole genome shotgun sequence genomic DNA includes:
- the LOC131018653 gene encoding uncharacterized protein LOC131018653 yields MVDLPSGTTQEGAMTAKDESARLIEKKAEEVTVEVSGRKKEEKKKATSPATVTIPFPQRQKKERMKERLSKFLEIFKKVNINIPLVEMLLEMPQYAKFLKDIVSRKKKLGEFETQFRRSLCDLGASINLMPLSVFKQLAIGELKSTSMRLQMADRSVTYPHGIVDNVLVKVGGFILPADFVVLDIEDDNKILLILGRPFLPTGRALIDVEKGELTLRVHDESQTFHVYEPCRIHKDKVPKKVKDPGKDPGDQSSQEGSTAGKSGAGSSCSQHCLYQPP; encoded by the exons atggttgatttACCAagcgggactacacaggaaggggccatgacggcaaaagaTGAGAGTGCACGGCTGATTGAGAaaaaagctgaggaggtcactgttgaggtttctggcagaaagaaggagGAAAAGAAgaaagctacttcgccagcaactgtgactataCCATTCCCTCAGCGCCAGAAGAAAGAGAGGATGAAAGAGCGGCTCTCTAAGTTTTTAGAGATCTTTAAGAAGGTGAACATCAATATtccgttggtggagatgttACTAGAGATGCCGCAATATGCCAAATTTCTCAAGGACATAGTCTCACGAAAGAAGAAGttgggagagtttgagacg caattcagaaggtcactctgcgactTGGGGGCGAGCATCAATCTCATGCCGTTATCTGTTTTCAAGCAGCTGGCGATTGGAGAGTTGAAGTCGACatctatgaggctgcagatggcagACAGGTCGGTCACCTATCCTCATGGAATTGTGGATAATGTGCTCGTGAAGGTGGGGGGTTTTATTCtccctgcagattttgtggttttAGACATTGAGGACGACAACAAAATTCtgctgattttggggcgcccaTTCCTTccaacgggaagagctttaattgatgtggagaaaggagagctcacgcTGCGAGTTCACGATGAAAGCCAAACCTtccatgtctatgaaccatgccGCATCCACAAGGACAAAGTGCCCAAGAAAGTTAAAGATCCGGGCAAG gacccaggtgatcaGAGTTCGCAGGAAGGGAGCACAGCTGGTAAGAGTGGAGCAGGGAGCAGCTGttcgcagcactgcttgtaccagcctcCATGA